The following proteins are co-located in the Pseudomonas sp. ATCC 13867 genome:
- a CDS encoding ABC transporter permease subunit yields the protein MDGIFLQQMINGLTLGSVYGLIAIGYTMVYGIIGMINFAHGEVYMISAYLSAVALALLAFFGLQSFPLLILGTLVFTIFVTGVYGWVIERIAYKPLRNSTRLAPLISAIGMSLILQNYVQLAQGPRQQGVPTLLDGAFKFHIGEGFVQLTYTKVFILIAAFIGMAALTYVIQYTKLGRMCRATQQDRKMASILGINTDRVISYVFVIGAAMAALAGVLITMNYGTFDFYAGFIIGIKAFTAAVLGGIGSLPGAMLGGLILGVAEAQFSGMINTDFKDVFAFGLLVTILIFRPQGLLGRPQVSKV from the coding sequence GTGGACGGTATCTTTCTCCAGCAAATGATCAACGGGCTGACCCTGGGGTCGGTCTACGGCCTGATCGCCATCGGCTATACGATGGTCTACGGCATCATCGGCATGATCAACTTCGCCCACGGCGAGGTGTACATGATCTCCGCCTACCTCTCGGCGGTCGCCCTGGCGCTGCTGGCCTTCTTCGGCCTGCAGTCCTTCCCGCTGCTGATCCTCGGCACCCTGGTCTTCACCATCTTCGTCACCGGTGTCTACGGCTGGGTGATCGAGCGCATCGCCTACAAGCCGCTGCGCAACTCCACGCGCCTGGCGCCGCTGATCTCCGCCATCGGCATGTCGCTGATCCTGCAGAACTACGTGCAACTGGCCCAGGGCCCGCGCCAGCAAGGCGTGCCGACCCTGCTCGACGGTGCCTTCAAGTTCCACATCGGCGAAGGCTTCGTGCAACTGACCTACACCAAGGTGTTCATCCTCATCGCTGCCTTCATCGGCATGGCGGCACTCACCTACGTGATCCAGTACACCAAGCTCGGGCGCATGTGCCGCGCCACCCAGCAGGACCGCAAGATGGCCTCGATCCTGGGGATCAACACCGACCGGGTGATCTCCTACGTGTTCGTCATCGGCGCCGCGATGGCCGCGCTGGCCGGCGTGCTGATCACCATGAACTACGGCACCTTCGACTTCTATGCCGGCTTCATCATCGGCATCAAGGCGTTCACCGCCGCAGTGCTCGGCGGCATCGGTTCGCTGCCCGGCGCGATGCTCGGCGGGCTGATCCTCGGGGTCGCCGAGGCGCAGTTCTCCGGGATGATCAACACCGACTTCAAGGATGTGTTCGCCTTCGGCCTGCTGGTGACCATCCTGATCTTCCGACCGCAAGGGCTCCTGGGGCGTCCCCAGGTATCGAAGGTGTGA
- a CDS encoding branched-chain amino acid ABC transporter substrate-binding protein, which produces MSQKIFRKGFLALAVTTALGVSSFVEADVVIGVAGPHTGANASFGEQYWRGANAAADVINAAGGVNGEKIKLVKADDACEPKQAVSVANRLVDQDKAIAVVGHFCSSNTIPASEVYDEAGIISITPGSTNPKVTERGMTGIFRMCGRDDQQGVVAGNYIVNVLKAKKVAVIHDKDTYGQGLADATKAQLNKLGVKEVLYEGLTRGEKDFNALVTKIRASGAEVVFFGGLHPEAGPLVRQMREQGLNTVFFSDDGIVTDELVTTAGGPQYTKDVLMTFGADPRLIPDGKAVVDKFRADGFEPEGYTLYAYASLQALAAAFNGAGKNDPQAAAKWLHSNPVQTVMGKKEFDEKGDLKVSDYVVYQWDDKGKYHQLEKQQ; this is translated from the coding sequence ATGTCGCAGAAGATTTTCAGAAAAGGCTTTCTGGCCCTGGCGGTAACTACCGCGCTGGGCGTGTCTTCCTTTGTCGAGGCTGATGTCGTTATCGGGGTCGCGGGACCGCATACCGGGGCGAACGCCTCGTTCGGCGAACAGTACTGGCGGGGGGCCAATGCGGCCGCCGACGTGATCAACGCCGCCGGCGGCGTGAACGGGGAGAAGATCAAGCTGGTGAAGGCGGACGATGCCTGCGAGCCCAAGCAGGCCGTGTCGGTCGCCAACCGCCTGGTCGACCAGGACAAGGCCATCGCCGTGGTCGGCCACTTCTGTTCGTCCAACACTATCCCCGCCTCCGAGGTGTACGACGAGGCCGGCATCATCTCCATCACCCCCGGCTCGACCAACCCGAAAGTCACCGAGCGCGGCATGACCGGCATCTTCCGCATGTGCGGTCGTGACGACCAGCAGGGCGTCGTCGCCGGCAACTACATCGTCAACGTGCTGAAGGCCAAGAAGGTCGCGGTGATCCACGACAAGGACACCTACGGCCAGGGCCTGGCCGATGCGACCAAGGCGCAACTGAACAAGCTGGGCGTCAAGGAAGTCCTCTACGAGGGCCTGACCCGTGGCGAGAAGGACTTCAACGCCCTGGTCACCAAGATCCGTGCCTCGGGCGCGGAAGTGGTGTTCTTCGGCGGCCTGCACCCCGAAGCCGGTCCACTGGTACGGCAGATGCGCGAGCAGGGCCTGAACACCGTGTTCTTCTCCGACGACGGCATCGTCACCGACGAACTGGTCACCACCGCCGGCGGCCCGCAGTACACCAAGGACGTGCTGATGACCTTCGGCGCCGACCCGCGCCTGATCCCGGACGGCAAGGCCGTGGTGGACAAGTTCCGCGCCGACGGCTTCGAGCCCGAAGGCTACACCCTGTACGCCTATGCCTCGCTGCAGGCGCTCGCCGCGGCCTTCAACGGCGCCGGCAAGAACGATCCGCAGGCCGCCGCCAAGTGGCTGCACAGCAACCCCGTGCAGACCGTGATGGGCAAGAAGGAGTTCGACGAGAAGGGCGACCTGAAGGTCTCCGACTATGTCGTCTACCAGTGGGACGACAAGGGCAAGTACCACCAGTTGGAAAAACAGCAGTAA
- the amaA gene encoding L-pipecolate oxidase, which yields MSLRQECLWEYLTPERPEAPMLRGDRKVDVCVVGAGFTGLSAALHLLERDQKVCVLEAHTTGYGGSGRNVGLVNAGLWIPPDEIEAGMGVEIGQRVNRMLGNAPSLVFSLIDKYAIDCQARREGTLHMAHNARGLADLRSRCEQWGRRGAPVELLTGAECEQACGTDKIAGALLDRRAGTLNPMAYVSGLARAVVGLGGELYHHSPVVGLVRVGNAWNVITQGGVVTAGQVVIASSAYTEGEWTQLRRTFFPGYYYQVASRPLEGAEAARILPGGQGSWDTRQVLSSIRRDADGRLLLGSLGKGTGKPAWFLKSWADRIQQHYFPKLGKVDWEFTWTGCIDFTPDHLMRLFEPAPGLVAMSGYNGRGVTTGTVVGKAFADFLLGGDASVLPMPLRPMEEISAAGLRSCLYETGFSLYHAGQCLRVVI from the coding sequence ATGTCGCTTCGCCAAGAGTGCCTGTGGGAATACCTGACCCCCGAACGCCCGGAAGCTCCGATGTTGCGCGGGGATCGCAAGGTCGACGTGTGTGTCGTCGGCGCGGGCTTCACCGGCCTGTCCGCTGCGTTGCATCTGCTGGAGCGGGACCAGAAGGTCTGCGTGCTGGAGGCCCATACCACCGGGTACGGTGGCTCCGGGCGCAACGTCGGGCTGGTCAACGCCGGCCTGTGGATTCCCCCGGACGAGATCGAGGCAGGCATGGGTGTGGAGATCGGGCAGCGGGTCAACCGCATGCTCGGCAATGCCCCTTCGCTGGTGTTCTCGCTGATCGACAAGTATGCCATCGATTGCCAGGCGCGCCGCGAAGGCACGTTGCACATGGCGCACAACGCCCGTGGCCTGGCCGACCTGCGCAGCCGCTGCGAGCAATGGGGCCGTCGCGGCGCCCCCGTCGAACTGCTGACCGGCGCCGAGTGCGAGCAGGCCTGCGGCACCGACAAGATCGCCGGTGCGCTGCTCGACCGCCGCGCCGGTACCCTCAACCCGATGGCCTACGTCAGCGGCCTGGCCCGCGCGGTGGTCGGCCTGGGCGGCGAGCTGTACCACCACTCCCCGGTGGTCGGGCTGGTACGCGTCGGTAACGCCTGGAACGTGATCACCCAGGGTGGCGTGGTGACCGCCGGGCAGGTGGTGATCGCCTCCAGCGCCTACACCGAAGGCGAGTGGACTCAGCTGCGGCGCACCTTTTTCCCCGGTTACTACTACCAGGTCGCCTCACGCCCGCTGGAGGGCGCCGAGGCTGCGCGCATCCTGCCGGGTGGGCAGGGCTCCTGGGACACCCGCCAGGTGCTCAGCAGCATCCGCCGCGATGCCGACGGTCGCCTGTTGCTCGGCAGCCTCGGCAAGGGCACCGGCAAGCCGGCGTGGTTCCTCAAGAGCTGGGCGGACCGCATCCAGCAGCACTACTTCCCGAAGCTGGGCAAGGTGGACTGGGAGTTCACCTGGACCGGCTGCATCGACTTCACCCCCGACCACCTCATGCGCCTGTTCGAGCCGGCGCCGGGGCTGGTCGCCATGAGCGGCTACAACGGTCGTGGCGTCACCACCGGCACGGTGGTGGGCAAGGCCTTCGCCGACTTCCTGCTGGGCGGCGACGCCAGCGTGCTGCCGATGCCGCTGCGGCCGATGGAGGAGATTTCGGCCGCTGGCCTGCGTAGTTGCCTGTACGAAACGGGGTTCTCGCTCTACCACGCCGGGCAGTGCCTGCGGGTGGTGATCTGA
- the amaB gene encoding L-piperidine-6-carboxylate dehydrogenase, giving the protein MISALLESLGVDARLATAGDQVIHSPIDGSRLGAVRLESAAEVEQKIGRAAHAFDAWRKVPAPRRGELVRLFGEELRASKAALGELVSWEAGKITQEGLGEVQEMIDICDFAVGLSRQLYGLTIASERPGHHMRETWHPLGVVGVISAFNFPVAVWSWNTALALVCGNSVVWKPSEKTPLTALACQALFERALSKFGDAPAHLSQVVIGDRSAGEALVDDARVALVSATGSTRMGREVGPRVAARFGRSILELGGNNAMILAPSADLDMAVRAILFSAVGTAGQRCTTLRRLIAHRSVKDEIVSRLKAAYARVRIGHPLEGNLVGPLIDERSFLAMQGALEQARGEGGVVFGGARQLADKFPEAYYVSPAIAEMPEQSDVVRHETFAPILYVVPYETFDEAVALNNAVPQGLSSCIFTTDLREAEAFLSAVGSDCGIANVNIGPSGAEIGGAFGGEKETGGGRESGSDAWKGYMRRQTNTVNYSRELPLAQGIVFD; this is encoded by the coding sequence ATGATTTCCGCACTGCTCGAATCCCTCGGCGTCGACGCCCGCCTGGCTACCGCTGGCGACCAGGTCATCCACTCTCCCATCGACGGCAGCCGCCTGGGCGCGGTGCGCCTGGAAAGTGCCGCCGAGGTGGAGCAGAAGATTGGCCGCGCCGCCCATGCTTTCGACGCCTGGCGCAAGGTGCCGGCGCCGCGTCGCGGCGAGCTGGTGCGGCTGTTCGGCGAGGAGCTGCGGGCGAGCAAGGCGGCCCTTGGCGAACTGGTGTCCTGGGAGGCCGGCAAGATCACCCAGGAAGGCCTGGGCGAGGTGCAGGAGATGATCGACATCTGCGACTTCGCCGTCGGCCTGTCGCGCCAGCTCTATGGCCTGACCATCGCCTCCGAGCGCCCCGGCCACCACATGCGCGAAACCTGGCACCCGCTGGGCGTGGTCGGGGTGATCAGCGCCTTCAACTTCCCGGTCGCGGTGTGGTCGTGGAACACCGCGCTGGCGCTGGTCTGCGGCAACTCGGTGGTGTGGAAACCCTCGGAGAAAACCCCGCTCACCGCGCTGGCCTGCCAGGCGCTGTTCGAGCGTGCGCTGAGCAAGTTCGGCGACGCACCGGCGCATCTCAGCCAGGTGGTGATCGGCGATCGCAGCGCCGGCGAGGCGCTGGTGGACGACGCGCGCGTCGCCCTGGTCAGCGCCACCGGCAGCACCCGCATGGGCCGCGAAGTCGGCCCGCGCGTGGCGGCGCGCTTCGGCCGCAGCATCCTCGAGCTGGGCGGCAACAACGCGATGATCCTGGCGCCCAGCGCCGATCTGGACATGGCCGTGCGCGCCATCCTGTTCAGCGCCGTCGGCACCGCCGGGCAGCGCTGCACCACCCTGCGCCGGCTGATCGCCCACAGGTCGGTGAAGGACGAGATCGTCAGCCGGCTGAAGGCCGCCTACGCCAGGGTGCGCATCGGTCATCCGCTGGAAGGCAACCTGGTCGGCCCATTGATCGACGAGCGCAGCTTCCTGGCCATGCAGGGCGCGCTGGAGCAGGCGCGCGGCGAGGGCGGCGTGGTGTTCGGCGGCGCGCGGCAACTGGCCGACAAATTCCCCGAGGCCTATTACGTGTCGCCGGCCATCGCCGAGATGCCGGAGCAGAGCGACGTGGTGCGCCACGAGACTTTCGCGCCGATCCTCTACGTGGTGCCCTACGAGACGTTCGACGAGGCGGTGGCGCTGAACAACGCCGTGCCCCAGGGCCTGTCGTCCTGCATCTTCACCACCGACCTGCGCGAGGCCGAGGCCTTCCTCTCGGCGGTGGGCAGTGATTGCGGCATCGCCAACGTCAACATCGGTCCGAGCGGCGCGGAGATCGGCGGCGCCTTCGGGGGTGAGAAGGAAACCGGCGGCGGCCGCGAGTCCGGCTCCGATGCCTGGAAGGGCTACATGCGCCGGCAGACCAACACCGTGAACTACTCGCGGGAACTGCCGCTGGCCCAGGGCATAGTCTTCGACTGA
- a CDS encoding LysR family transcriptional regulator gives MLSKRHLPSMTALQCFEAVARHLSFTRASEELNLTQSAVSKQVAQLEEMLQHLLFRRVRRRLQLTPAGELYLLEVRKILTQVEISTHYLLSYGGETEVLRVATPPTFGARWLIPRLNGWRHLHPNIHLDLRQELEPSDLLQSRCDIAFFFGAGTLPGAECLHLFGEEMLPVCSPDLLPEQPLADPTQLAERVLLQNATRPEAWHEWFQSLGKRSEHSYHGPRFDTFYMCIRAAQAGCGVALLPRFLVEEELAEGKLVVAWEHGLESRSGYYLAYPEHAAAVPKVRAFVEWIQARLQAP, from the coding sequence ATGCTGAGCAAACGCCATCTGCCCTCCATGACCGCCCTGCAATGCTTCGAAGCGGTAGCCCGGCACCTGAGCTTCACCCGCGCCTCGGAAGAGCTGAATCTGACCCAGAGCGCGGTCAGCAAACAGGTGGCGCAGCTGGAGGAAATGCTGCAGCACCTGCTGTTCCGCCGCGTGCGGCGTCGCCTGCAACTGACCCCGGCGGGCGAGCTGTACCTGCTGGAGGTGCGCAAGATCCTTACCCAGGTGGAGATTTCCACTCACTACCTGCTCTCCTACGGCGGGGAAACCGAAGTCCTGCGCGTGGCCACGCCGCCCACCTTCGGCGCGCGCTGGCTGATCCCGCGGCTCAATGGCTGGCGCCATCTGCACCCGAACATCCACCTGGACCTGCGCCAGGAGCTGGAGCCGAGCGACCTGCTGCAATCGCGCTGCGACATCGCGTTCTTCTTCGGCGCCGGCACCCTGCCCGGCGCCGAATGCCTGCATCTGTTCGGCGAGGAAATGCTGCCGGTGTGCTCGCCGGACCTCCTCCCGGAGCAGCCGCTGGCCGATCCGACCCAGTTGGCCGAACGGGTTCTGCTGCAGAACGCCACCCGCCCGGAAGCCTGGCACGAGTGGTTCCAGAGCCTGGGCAAGCGCAGCGAGCACAGCTACCACGGCCCGCGCTTCGACACCTTCTACATGTGCATCCGCGCCGCCCAGGCCGGCTGTGGCGTGGCGTTGCTGCCGCGTTTCCTGGTGGAAGAGGAGCTGGCCGAAGGCAAGCTGGTGGTTGCCTGGGAGCACGGGCTGGAAAGCCGCAGCGGGTATTATCTGGCTTACCCCGAGCATGCGGCGGCGGTCCCCAAGGTGCGCGCCTTCGTGGAATGGATCCAGGCCCGCCTGCAGGCGCCCTGA
- the nadE gene encoding ammonia-dependent NAD(+) synthetase: MKATQQAIATELNVQPPFQGPDDVQAEIQRRVRFIQDCLKSSGMKTLVLGISGGVDSLTAGMLCQRAVEGLRAETGNQDYRFLAVRLPYNVQGDEQDAQDSVDVIAPDERHTVNIGPSVQALAAETQALEGLAPATRDFALGNTKARIRMVAQYTIANARQGLVVGTDHAAEAVMGFFTKFGDGACDLAPLTGLVKNQVRSIARTLGAPEGLVEKVPTADLEDLAPGKPDEHSHGVTYQEIDAFLHGQEVSQEAFDIIVRTFEKTRHKRALPTAP, encoded by the coding sequence ATGAAAGCCACCCAGCAAGCCATCGCGACCGAGTTGAATGTCCAGCCGCCGTTCCAGGGCCCGGACGACGTCCAGGCGGAAATCCAGCGCCGCGTGCGCTTCATCCAGGACTGCCTGAAGAGCTCGGGGATGAAGACCCTGGTGCTGGGCATCAGCGGCGGCGTCGACTCGCTCACCGCCGGCATGCTCTGCCAGCGCGCGGTGGAAGGCCTGCGCGCCGAGACCGGCAACCAGGACTACCGCTTCCTCGCCGTGCGCCTGCCCTACAACGTGCAGGGCGACGAACAGGACGCCCAGGACTCGGTGGACGTCATCGCCCCGGACGAGCGCCACACCGTGAACATCGGCCCGTCGGTGCAGGCGCTGGCTGCCGAAACCCAGGCGCTGGAAGGCCTGGCCCCAGCCACCCGCGACTTCGCCCTGGGCAACACCAAGGCGCGCATCCGCATGGTCGCCCAGTACACCATCGCCAACGCCCGCCAGGGCCTGGTGGTCGGCACCGACCATGCCGCCGAGGCGGTGATGGGCTTCTTCACCAAGTTCGGCGACGGCGCCTGCGACCTCGCCCCGCTCACCGGCCTGGTGAAGAACCAGGTACGCAGCATCGCCCGCACCCTCGGTGCGCCGGAAGGCCTGGTGGAAAAAGTGCCCACCGCCGACCTCGAGGACCTCGCCCCCGGCAAGCCGGACGAGCACTCCCACGGCGTGACCTACCAGGAAATCGACGCCTTCCTGCACGGCCAGGAGGTCAGCCAGGAGGCGTTCGACATCATCGTCCGCACCTTCGAGAAGACCCGCCACAAGCGCGCGTTGCCGACCGCGCCGTAA
- the trhA gene encoding PAQR family membrane homeostasis protein TrhA gives MYHGERFNAWTHLIGAVLALVGGIWLLVATSLLGEPLRIVSVAVYGTTLTMLYSISTLYHSVRGRAKVILRKLDHLSIYLLIAGSYTPFCLVTLKGAWGWTLFGIVWSMAVIGMLQEIKPRSEARVLSIIIYAVMGWIVLIAVGPLYRALGGAGFAWLVGGGAFYTIGIIFFAYDSRFRHWHGIWHLFVIAGSLLHFIAIWRYVIPQH, from the coding sequence ATGTACCACGGTGAACGCTTCAACGCCTGGACCCACCTGATCGGCGCCGTGCTGGCGCTGGTGGGCGGTATCTGGCTGCTGGTTGCCACCAGCCTGCTCGGCGAGCCGCTGCGCATCGTCAGCGTGGCGGTGTATGGCACCACGCTGACCATGCTCTACAGCATCTCCACGCTTTACCACAGCGTGCGTGGGCGGGCGAAGGTGATCCTGCGCAAGCTCGACCACCTGTCCATCTACCTGCTGATCGCCGGCAGCTATACGCCGTTCTGCCTGGTGACGCTCAAGGGCGCCTGGGGCTGGACCCTCTTCGGCATCGTCTGGAGCATGGCGGTGATCGGCATGCTGCAGGAGATCAAGCCGCGCTCCGAGGCGCGGGTGCTGTCGATCATCATCTACGCGGTGATGGGTTGGATCGTGCTGATCGCCGTGGGCCCGTTGTACCGGGCGCTGGGCGGTGCCGGGTTTGCATGGCTGGTCGGCGGCGGCGCCTTCTACACCATCGGCATCATCTTCTTCGCCTATGACAGCCGCTTCCGCCACTGGCATGGCATCTGGCACCTGTTCGTGATCGCCGGCAGCCTGCTGCACTTCATCGCCATCTGGCGCTACGTCATTCCCCAGCATTGA
- the azu gene encoding azurin — MFRKLAAVSLLGLFSAPLLAAECSVDIQGNDQMQFSTNAITVDKSCKTFTVNLSHPGSLPKNVMGHNWVLTTAADMQGVVTDGMAAGLDKNYVKDGDTRVIAHTKIIGSGEKDSVTFDVSKLKAGDAYAFFCSFPGHSAMMKGTLTLK, encoded by the coding sequence ATGTTCCGTAAACTCGCTGCTGTATCCCTGCTCGGCCTGTTCAGTGCTCCGCTGCTGGCTGCCGAATGCTCCGTGGACATCCAGGGCAACGACCAGATGCAGTTCAGCACCAACGCCATCACTGTCGACAAGAGCTGCAAGACCTTCACCGTCAACCTGTCCCACCCCGGCAGCCTGCCGAAGAACGTGATGGGCCATAACTGGGTGCTGACCACCGCCGCCGACATGCAGGGCGTGGTGACCGACGGCATGGCCGCCGGCCTGGACAAGAACTACGTCAAGGATGGCGACACCCGCGTGATCGCCCACACCAAGATCATCGGCTCCGGCGAGAAGGACTCGGTGACCTTCGATGTGTCCAAACTCAAGGCCGGCGATGCGTACGCCTTCTTCTGCTCCTTCCCGGGGCACTCGGCCATGATGAAGGGCACCCTGACCCTCAAGTGA
- a CDS encoding TIGR00730 family Rossman fold protein, whose amino-acid sequence MALRSICVFCGASPGATPIYQEAAEALGRHLAERGIRLVYGGGAVGLMGMVADAALAAGGEVIGIIPQSLKEAEIGHKGLTRLEVVDGMHARKARMAELSDAFIALPGGLGTLEELFEVWTWGQLGYHGKPLGLLEVNGFYEPLLTFLDHLVQERFVRPQHREMLQRASTPAELVDALQAWTPSAAPKWVDRNPT is encoded by the coding sequence ATGGCCTTGCGTTCCATCTGCGTATTCTGCGGCGCCAGCCCCGGCGCCACTCCGATCTATCAGGAAGCCGCCGAGGCCCTTGGCCGCCATCTGGCCGAACGTGGCATCCGCCTGGTCTATGGCGGCGGCGCGGTCGGCCTGATGGGCATGGTGGCCGACGCCGCGCTGGCGGCGGGCGGAGAGGTCATCGGCATCATTCCGCAGAGCCTGAAAGAAGCGGAAATCGGCCACAAGGGCCTGACGCGCCTGGAAGTGGTGGACGGCATGCACGCGCGCAAGGCACGCATGGCCGAACTGAGCGACGCCTTCATCGCCCTGCCCGGCGGCCTGGGCACGCTGGAAGAGCTGTTCGAGGTCTGGACCTGGGGTCAACTGGGCTACCACGGCAAACCGCTGGGGCTGCTGGAGGTGAACGGTTTCTACGAGCCGCTGCTGACCTTCCTCGATCACCTGGTGCAGGAGCGCTTCGTACGCCCGCAGCACCGCGAGATGCTCCAGCGCGCCAGCACGCCGGCCGAACTGGTCGACGCCCTGCAAGCCTGGACGCCCTCGGCGGCGCCCAAATGGGTGGACCGAAACCCCACCTGA
- a CDS encoding type IV pilin protein, whose protein sequence is MKGPREAGVTLIELMIVVAIAAILAAVTYPGYRQYILRANRTEGQALLLDAAARQERYFAQNSRYVVATGELASLGLPRAGAKGAASPGGWYLLTVEPGTEADGGYRLTATPQGAQAQDLHCAALSLNTLGEQRSTAGETADCWR, encoded by the coding sequence ATGAAAGGACCACGGGAGGCCGGCGTTACCCTCATCGAACTCATGATCGTGGTGGCTATCGCCGCCATTCTGGCGGCGGTCACCTACCCCGGTTATCGACAGTACATCCTGCGCGCCAATCGCACCGAGGGGCAGGCGCTGCTGCTCGACGCGGCGGCGCGGCAGGAGCGCTACTTCGCCCAGAACAGCCGCTACGTCGTGGCTACCGGCGAACTCGCCAGCTTGGGGTTGCCCCGCGCGGGCGCAAAGGGGGCGGCTTCTCCTGGCGGCTGGTACCTGCTTACCGTCGAGCCGGGGACGGAGGCGGACGGCGGCTATCGGCTCACCGCCACCCCGCAAGGCGCCCAGGCACAGGACCTGCATTGCGCTGCGCTGAGCCTGAATACCCTGGGAGAGCAACGCTCGACGGCGGGGGAAACCGCCGATTGCTGGCGCTGA